The genomic window CGCCAGACTACCGTCGCGGTTGCGGTCCAGGGCGTTGAAGACCTCGCCGTAATCGTAGCGCTCGTCAATTTTCCGGGAAAATTCAAGAAAAGAGAGGGCGGCGTCGCGGTCGGCGTCGGCCGATTCAAAATGATCGTCCGTCCGGGGCGCGGGAAAGGCCGCCTTCCATTCCCGGCGGTCAATTTTTTTATCGTTGTCGCGGTCTATATTCCGAAAGAATTCCTGCTTCGCATGGCGCTTGAATTCATCCAGCGTTATCCGGCCGCTCCGGTTGGTATCGGCGGCATGGAAAACCGCCTTGTGATCATTGGTCTGGGCGGCAACGCAATATCCGCCGGCGGCCACCATGAAAGCAAAAATCATCAACGGCAACATGTTTTTCATAAGGATTCCTTTCTATAGACTCATAAAAATACAAAATTGCTCGGTCAAACAAAAGAGAA from Kiritimatiellia bacterium includes these protein-coding regions:
- a CDS encoding EF-hand domain-containing protein, which translates into the protein MKNMLPLMIFAFMVAAGGYCVAAQTNDHKAVFHAADTNRSGRITLDEFKRHAKQEFFRNIDRDNDKKIDRREWKAAFPAPRTDDHFESADADRDAALSFLEFSRKIDERYDYGEVFNALDRNRDGSLAPDEFNARPAFNILSIRF